GCTTCAGGAGTTTGATAAACAGGCTGCCGGGAAAAAACGGAGAAGCGGTGAACGCGCCGGAAAAAGAAAAAATCGCCGTCAAAGAAAAAGAAACAAATGAAAAAGAAAACGCGGCGCAAAAAACATCATCCGGCAAAACTGAAGTTCCGGAAAAGCTGCAAAAAGAAATTGAGAAGCCTTTGGAAAAAATTTTAACGGAGATGGAGAAGGCGGGGGTTTTGCTGGACGTGGATTACTTGAAAAAATTATCCGAAGAAAAGCATAAAGAGCTGGACGAACTTCAGAAAAAAATTTGGAATCTGGCCGGAGAGGAGTTCAATATAAACTCGCCAAAGCAACTTGGAGAAATTTTGTTTGTGAAGCTGGGTTTGGGCGGAGCCCGGCCGAAGAAGACGGCTACCGGCGCTTACTCCACCAACGTCAGCCAGTTGATGAAGCTCAAGGGCTCGCATGAAATTATTGACCACCTGATGGAGTTCAGGGAAATTTCCAAACTGCTTTCCACCTACATAGACGCCCTGCCGAAACTGGCGGATAAGGATAATCGCTTACACACGCATTTTGATTCTTTCGGCACGGTTACGGGCCGACTGTCATCGGAGAATCCCAATTTACAAAATATCCCGAAGAGGTCGGAGAGGGGAAGAGAGGTGCGGCGGGCGTTTATTGCCGACAAAGGATTCAAACTGGTTGACTTTGATTACTCGCAGATTGATTTGCGGGTGGCGGCGATTCTAAGCGGCGATAAGAATCTAGTGGAGATCTTTAAAAAAGGCGAGGACGCGCACAATTCGGCGGCGGCCAAAGTGTTTAAGGTAAAGCCGGAAGATGTTACGCCGGAAATGAGGCGGAAAATTAAAGTCATAAATTTTGGAGTACTCTATGGCATGGGCATCAACGCTTTGCGGCAAAATCTGGGCGGCACCAGAGAAGAAGCGCAAAAGTTTTACGACGAATATTTCAAAAGTTTCAGCGACTTGAAAGGTTACATAGAGAAAACAAAAAAATTCGCCAGAGAAAACGGCTGGACGGAAACTTTGTTCGGAAGGCGCAGATATTTCCCGGAAATCAAGTCGCCCCAGGAATACATAAGGAAAGAAGCGGAGCGCATGGCGGTGAATATGCCGATACAAGGCACCTCGGCCGATTTTATAAAACTGGCGATGGTGCGAGTGGACAAGATTTTGGCAGAAAAAGGATTGAAAGACTATGTGCGAATGCTTCTTCAGATCCACGATGAGTTGCTTTTTGAAGTTAAAGAAAGCGCCGTCGCTCAAGCCGCCCCGATTATAATAGAGGCGATGGAGGGCGTGCATGCCAACGAAGTGCCGTTGAAAGTAAACGCCGAAGTCGGGGATAATTGGGAGGAGATGAAAGAATACAAAGTTTAATTTATGTTTTACCTCATTTACGGCAAAGATACATACAGGAGCAGAGAAAAGCTCAATGAACTGCTGAATCATTTTAAGACCAAGGTTTCAGAACTGGGGTTTTTCAGAATTGACGGGGAAAGTTTCAGCGGGCAAGAGTTTGAGGAATTGCTGAAAGCCAGAACTTTGTTTGAGAAAAAATACGTAGTGGTTTGCGACAGGGTGATGGAAAACAAACCGGCGGCGGATTTTGTGATTGGCAAAATCGAGCAATGCGCCGAGTCGGAAAATATTTTCCTGTTTTGGGAGGAAGATTTGGACGATGAAATTTTGGAAAACCTTAAAAAGCGTGCCGCCAAAGTTCAAATTTTTGAGCCGCTTTCGGGTGTGAAATTAAGAGCATGGTTTGGTGAGAAAAAAATATCGGCGCAAGTAGCTGAAAAAATAATCGCCCAATGCGGTTCGGACTTATGGCGCGCGGCAAAGGAAATTGAGAAATACCAACTTGGAAGCGAAGCTTCCAAGTTGGAGAAAGCGTTTGATTACAATCCATTCGCCATCTGCGACGCGTTCGCGGAAAAAAATAAAGCCAAAGCGTGGATTTTGTACCAGCAGGCGCAAATGGCCGGCGTTGAAGCCGAAGAAGTTTTTTATAAAATTCTCTGGCAGATAAAAAATCTGCTGATGGTGAAGAAGCTGCTGGCCGCCGACGCCAAAGACATCGCCAAGGAATCCGGCCTCAAGCCGTTTCCGGCCGAAAAAGCCGCTAAAGCCGCCAAAAATTTTACGGAAGAAGAATTGGAAAATTACTCCTATGAGATGTTGAGAATCTACCATGAAGAGAGAAGAGGAGAATCGGAACTGCCGATAGAGTTTGAGAAATTTCTGGTAAGTTGAGTCGTTGTTGAATTTCGGAATAACATCATTTGCTCGGCTCGCATAATTTCCTGCCTGCCGGCAGGCAGGTCTGCTGAAAATTTGTTCTTCTCGCGCCGTCGCGCTGCGAAAGGCGCCGCGCCCGACATGCCCGACGGCAGTCGTGGCGGGCGGGTCGCAAACGATATTATTCCGAAATTCAACCCCTATTCTATTTTGCCAATTCTCCTCTTGTATTTCTCTCCGTTGGAAAACGGCGTTTGGAGCCAGACAGTTATTATCTGTTTCGCGGTTTCTAAGCCAACTTCGTCGGCGGGCAGGGACAAGACGTTAGTGTCGTCGTGTTCGCGGGATTGTTTGGCGGTTTGGACGTCGTCGGCCAAAGCGGAACGCACGCCGTGGAATTTGTTGGCAGTAATATCAACGCCTACGCCGGAGCCGCAGATTAAGATTCCTTTGTGTTCGGACGGTTTTTCAGAAACTTTTTCCGCCACCAGTTTGGCGAAGTCGGTATAGTCGTCATTGGGGTCGAATTTGGAATTGCCCATATCTTCAAAAGCGTATTTTTGTTCGGCCAGAAATTTTTTTATTTCTTCTTTTAAATTATAGCCGCGGTGGTCGGCGCCGATGTAAATCATAAAATAATTGTACTTGTTTCAATCAACGAAAGCAAAATAAATAAAAATGATACCTGTTTTAAGCTATCGCTGGAATTAGGTATCATTTTTATATTGATGTTTTGAATAAAAAAATAGCGCGCAGAATGATTGCGGGCGGGGAAAAGGAGTGATACTTGTCCCGCAGTCAGGCGCGCGCCGTGTGTCTTAGTTTAAGAAGAAAAAATTTATTCTTGTGTATCTGAAATATCTTTGTCGTTATATGGCAGTCCTTGTAAAAGAACGGCTTTTGGTATTGTTGATGGTGCTTGCTGAAATTGCAGCACGGCGACATCTTCCTGTTTCTCTGTCTGCTCAATACTTTTAAAATTAAACAGTGAGAATGTGTTGGGTATGTTTTTTACAACCTGGCGCATTATGTGTTCTGTGTCTTTAATTGACAACCCTTTCTTTAGACAGTAAGACGTTTTTTCTTTAATAAAGTTTCCCAGCCTTTCTGCTAAGCACAGCTCGATCTCTTGTTTAGCTTGTTCTTTTTTGCTTCCCCCATAAACCCCGTCCTGTCCTTCGTATTCTATCGGCGGCGTTACAAGCTCACCAGTCCTATTAATTCCACCCATAACCCTTTCTCCTTAAAAATTTTTATGAAGTTTTAAAAGTAACCGTTCAAGTATTTTTAACTTAGATTGGGAGATTTTGCAAATGCCTCCACGAGGATTCGAACCTCGGACCATCTCCTTAAAAGGGACCCCGTCACACTCTGAGTGTGACGGGGTAAAGCTGCGACATTTACCCCGTACCTTTGCCCGATTATGCCCTGTGAGGGAATCGAACCCCCGACCATCTCCTTAAAAGGGAGCTGCTCTACCGACTGAGCTAACAGGGCAAAGGTATGGGGCCGCCTGAGCCCGTCCCGCCAGTAGCGGGACCAACGAGGCGAAATATGTTTTACGTATGACGGTCGGCCAGAACGGATGCGCCGTAAGAGTACGGCTTGATGGCCGTTTCAAAACCATAACCCCTGACCATGCCGACGACGGAATCAACCAGTTCTTTGGTCGGGCCGTTGAGGCCGACGTCTAAGTGGACGGTGATTTTATCCTCAGCCAAAAAGTCGTTGCCGATAATTCTTTTTATGGCGTCTTTCAATTCCTGCACGATGACAATGGACCGAATTGTCTCCTTGTATATCCTGTCCTGGAGGGTGGGGCAGTATTCTCTTTCCGACCGCGCCCAGAAATACCTGCCGCCGTTTCCGATTTTTATGACGGCGATGGCCGTGACGAAGTGAGTTTCTTTAACCCCTTCCGAATCGGTGCCGACGGTTATTTTGTACTTGGACGAGGCGTCTTTCTTCATGTAAGAAGAGATGTGTTTTACCACCTCATCCATACCGATGTGTTTTTTTAACGTATCGCTGTAAAATTTTAAGGCGCTTGCGTTTGTTTCTCTCGCATTACCGGACATGGCCGCATTATACATTTAATAGCTGATGGAGTCAATCAATTTCCCGCGGGAATCTTTAAGGGTTATCGTTTCGCGGGAATTTTTCCACATTTCCAGATCGCGTCCGAGAAACACCCGCCACTCCGGTTTGTAATAATCGGAATCGCTTTTGTGAACTTCGGAACAGGTTTTGTAATTTATTTTTTCATTTACGTAGGCGTTGCAGAAGGAGGATAGGTCAGGCGGAACGGAAGCGACGGTTTTGCAGCGGGGCAAGCCGTCAATGAAGTCCAGGCAGTCGTCGTTGAGGTTGGAAGGCAGATTTTCTTCCCGCGGCAGAGGGCAGTTCAGGGGAAGTTTGGGCGTGAAGTCGCGGTGCTGCTCAAAGTATCCGGTGCATTTTGTGAGCTGGAAACTGACTCCGAGCTGGCTCCTGCCCGTTAAGACGACGGCTTTCTCTCCGGGGAGCAGAAAAATATCTTCTTCCGGCTGGGCTATTACGTCGGCGAAAAAGAACTTCGCCCCTTTGCCTATTGTTATCTCCAAACCGTTTCTGCCCTCAACCGCGAGTCCGGTAAGGCGGTATGGATTTTTGTTTTTTCTCGGCGCGCGGATTTCTATGAATTCTTCGTTGGGGTCGGTTTCCGTGGCGCGGCCTTTTCTGATTTCCAGTATGTCCGGCTCCGCTTCCGGCGCGGCGCTGGAAGAGCTGGCGCGCCTGCCGGAAATTTGCTCTTCAAGTTTAATTTGCTTTTGCGCCTTTCCGGAGTGTTGTTGCTGCGGTTTAAACAACCACCAGCCGCTCTTGGCGTTGGGGCGCAACGGACCGCCGGTAAAAAGCCAGACGATGCCCAAAATTGCCATTACAATGAGAAATTTTTTGAGGTCTTTTAAGGCGTCCATAAACGGCTTATAGCTTATAGCTTATAGCAAATAGACGCTTGCCACAACTTAGGATGTTTATAATTTCTGATGTGCGGGGCAGAAATGCGTCGAGCGGGAGCCGATTGACAAGCCCAATTTTGTTAGAATAACATAGGAGCATGTCAAAAGAATTTGAATATAAAATTGAATATGATGTTGATAAGGAAACAGGCCAAGTTACAGCGACTATACCAGAGTTGAATCACGTTTCGTCTTTCGGGGATACCTTTGCTGAAGCCGAAGCCAATGTTAAAGAAGCGGCCATCGGTTATTTGGAGGTAATTGTTAAGGACAAAGGAGAAATTCCCAAACCGCATTTAAAACGGAAGGCACTTACATTAAACTATTTATTCCAAATAGGGTTAAAACCGCTTAGTTGTCATGAGCAAACTAAAACGGCTAAGCGCGAAGAAGGTTGTTCAAAAGCTAAAAAGAGCCGGTTTTGTTGAAACTCATCAGCGGGGCAGTCATTTGTATTTGAGAAACAAAAACGGCTCAAAAATCGTAACTGTTCCGATGCACGGTTCAAAAGACATCCCCATCGGCACGCTTTATAATATTGTAGTAAAACAAGCCGGTTTGTCGGTAGAGGAATTTAATAATCTCTAATTTTAAACGGCGAGCTTGACAAAATCGCCAAATCGTGCATAATAAAAGCAGATTTTTTGATAATTCAAGCTTAATTCTAGCCAATTAAGTTTGATTCTTTTACAAAGCCGGCTAGGGCGGAGAAGGAGAAATCAAGATGGGAAGGTTTTTTGTTGGCGTTTGGTTTGATGATAATAAGACAGGACTCATTCGAAACAATTATTTTTCAAAAGGTATAGAAGTTGTTACTTTTAAGGATTTTAAGAATAGTAATATCTTCCTGGGACCAAAAGATATCCTGGTTGTTATAGAGGAAAATGAATATCCAATATCAGAGTGGTTAGAATTTTTAAGTAAAGAAAAATCAAAACCATTGACTCTTTTAATTTCTTGCCCATGTCACATTCGTGAAAAAAAAGAAATTCTAAGTAAGTATAATGTTGATTTTTTGGATTCAGAGCTAATAAAAAACAGTGAAGAATCAAAGAAAAACATCGGCAAATTAAGTTCATTGGTTTTTAACCGAGGGTTATTTGGAAACATCCGATTCATATCGGAAAGTGAGTGTAGACTTAGTTATGATTACAAGGGTGACCTTTTTATTCTTATTTCAAACCTTTTGTTTAAGAGCAGGTCTTAACGACTGCTCTTTTTCTTTTTACAATTTCTGATGGACGGGGCAGAAATGCGCCGAGCGGGAACCGACTTTGATTCTAGTTATAATGCCGCCGTCGTTTTTTTGGCATTTTTGTTTTTCTAAGCCGTAAACATATAAAATTTCCTGGTAATGACCTTTTTCGCCGTAAGGGTCGCGGTAGTCGGAGTCGGAAGTGCCGCGGGCTTCCAGCGCGCGTTTTAGAATTTTTTTGGCGGAATTGTAAATATTTTTCAGTTCCTCCTGGGTTAAAGAGGGAACAGGTTTAAGCGGGTGGATTCCGGCCAGCCACAAAATCTCGTCGGAATAAATATTGCCGATGCCGGCGAAAACGGTTTGGTCCATTAAGACGGTTTTAATTCTTCCTTTTTTGTCAGCGAGCCGTTCTCTGAATTTTTTTAAATCAAAATCTTTGTCAGTTGGGTCGGGGCCTAAATCTTTGGTATCTTTTAACTCATTTAGTTTATCGGTAGGCCAGAGCAAAACTTTGGCGAATTTTCGCAAATCGCTTAATGCCAGTTGCTTATTGTTTGATAATTCAAAAACCAGGTGAATAAATCTGTTTTGCGGGTCGTCTTTAATCGGTCCATTTTCTTTGCTTTTCCAACCTCCAATTTCTAATTTCCAACTTCCATATAACAGATGCCCTGTCATTTTCTGATGAATTAAGACCGTTTTATTGTTGCTTAAATCAATCAGAATATTTTTTCCCACCCTTCGGACATTTAAAACTTTTTCTCCGACAACTTCTCTCCTAAAATTTTCAAAAGAGACGTTTTTAAACATCCTTTCCCAGTCAGTCTGAACATCGCCGATTTTGAGACCGGGCAAAATTTTTTCCAA
This genomic stretch from Candidatus Paceibacter sp. harbors:
- a CDS encoding type II toxin-antitoxin system HicA family toxin, producing MSKLKRLSAKKVVQKLKRAGFVETHQRGSHLYLRNKNGSKIVTVPMHGSKDIPIGTLYNIVVKQAGLSVEEFNNL
- the mutM gene encoding DNA-formamidopyrimidine glycosylase, yielding MPELPEVQTIVSDLEKILPGLKIGDVQTDWERMFKNVSFENFRREVVGEKVLNVRRVGKNILIDLSNNKTVLIHQKMTGHLLYGSWKLEIGGWKSKENGPIKDDPQNRFIHLVFELSNNKQLALSDLRKFAKVLLWPTDKLNELKDTKDLGPDPTDKDFDLKKFRERLADKKGRIKTVLMDQTVFAGIGNIYSDEILWLAGIHPLKPVPSLTQEELKNIYNSAKKILKRALEARGTSDSDYRDPYGEKGHYQEILYVYGLEKQKCQKNDGGIITRIKVGSRSAHFCPVHQKL
- a CDS encoding RpiB/LacA/LacB family sugar-phosphate isomerase; its protein translation is MIYIGADHRGYNLKEEIKKFLAEQKYAFEDMGNSKFDPNDDYTDFAKLVAEKVSEKPSEHKGILICGSGVGVDITANKFHGVRSALADDVQTAKQSREHDDTNVLSLPADEVGLETAKQIITVWLQTPFSNGEKYKRRIGKIE
- a CDS encoding type II toxin-antitoxin system HicB family antitoxin, with protein sequence MSKEFEYKIEYDVDKETGQVTATIPELNHVSSFGDTFAEAEANVKEAAIGYLEVIVKDKGEIPKPHLKRKALTLNYLFQIGLKPLSCHEQTKTAKREEGCSKAKKSRFC